One window of the Lytechinus pictus isolate F3 Inbred chromosome 5, Lp3.0, whole genome shotgun sequence genome contains the following:
- the LOC129260116 gene encoding uncharacterized protein LOC129260116, whose product MDEQGYGEIVCFLTTKQFPERITGKEPAQKYRLAQNAFRKRIKKYELCDEKLFFRKGMTRLKVVQASEREQLFREFHDSPSGGHGGLNVTFKKISQRYYWRGLMSYLKFKVKQCQVCQNRELWPNMNLALKEQRQGKRKTSVKKTAGGKANSPLTTHVLDTARGSPAANLRIEAYYIMAGQWKKIAEGQTNSDGRCPGLLTTDQFLPGVYKLYFDTGSYFTANDIKGFYPFVEIVFEIEDVNQHYHVPLLLSPFSYSTYRGS is encoded by the exons ATGGACGAGCAAGGGTATGGAGAAATTGTGTGTTTTCTCACCACCAAACAGTTTCCTGAGCGAATTACGGGCAAGGAACCTGCACAAAAGTATCGACTAGCACAGAATGCATTCaggaaaagaataaagaaatatgaattatgtG atGAAAAACTGTTCTTCAGAAAGGGCATGACAAGATTAAAAGTAGTACAAGCTTCAGAAAGAGAGCAGTTGTTCAGAGAATTTCATGATTCTCCTTCTGGTGGTCATGGGGGCCTGAATGTGACCTTCAAGAAAATATCTCAGAGATATTATTGGCGAGGGCTGATGTCTTATCTTAAATTCAAG gtgaaGCAGTGCCAGGTTTGCCAAAATAGAGAACTTTGGCCAAACATGAATTTAGCATTGAAAGAACAGAGACAAGGAAAGAGGAAAACATCTGTTAAAAAG ACTGCAGGAGGAAAGGCAAACAGCCCTCTAACCACCCATGTCCTAGACACTGCCAGGGGTTCACCCGCTGCTAATCTCAGGATTGAAGCCTACTACATTATGGCTGGACAATGGAAGAAAATTGCAGAAGG GCAAACCAATTCTGATGGTAGATGTCCAGGTCTCCTGACCACTGACCAATTCCTCCCAGGAGTATATAAACTCTACTTCGACACAGGCTCCTATTTCACTGCAAATGACATCAAGGGATTCTATCCCTTTGTAGAG ATCGTGTTTGAGATAGAAGATGTTAACCAGCACTACCACGTCCCTCTGCTTCTAAGTCCCTTCTCCTATTCCACCTATAGAGGGAGTTGA